The following are encoded in a window of Dioscorea cayenensis subsp. rotundata cultivar TDr96_F1 chromosome 16, TDr96_F1_v2_PseudoChromosome.rev07_lg8_w22 25.fasta, whole genome shotgun sequence genomic DNA:
- the LOC120278563 gene encoding putative nuclease HARBI1 codes for MATNVKKDHLYVMQIFLAAAYAVTLALRSKRRRDCIGALDGTHIHASVPASEVVAFRGRKPYPTQNVLDAVDFNLRFTYVLAGWEGSAHDALVLRDALERPNGLSVPEGKYYLVDAGYATRPGFLSPYRGVRYHLKEFGSRTPANHKELYNLRHSSARTTIERAFGSLKGRFKILTSRPFFPFKTQAELVLATCILHNYILSGGEDVFIPSEEEWTPHRPPSQSNTREQREEAQEWVAHRETIACNMWANK; via the exons atGGCTACGAATGTCAAAAAGGATCACTTATATGTTATGCAAATATTTTTAGCTGCGGCTTATGCCGTCACGTTGGCTTTGCGTAGCAAAAGACGTAGA GATTGTATTGGGGCGCTAGATGGGACCCATATCCATGCTTCTGTTCCAGCATCTGAAGTTGTAGCATTTCGTGGACGAAAACCATATCCTACACAAAATGTGCTTGATGCTGTGGACTTTAATTTACGTTTTACCTATGTCCTTGCTGGATGGGAAGGTTCAGCACATGATGCTCTAGTCTTACGTGATGCACTCGAGAGGCCGAATGGCCTGTCAGTTCCCGAAG gaaaatattacttggttgatgcGGGGTACGCTACAAGACCAGGATTTTTATCTCCTTACAGGGGTGTTAGGTACCATCTCAAAGAGTTTGGCTCACGAACACCGGCAAACCATAAAGAACTCTATAACCTTCGCCATTCATCGGCTCGTACGACAATTGAACGTGCATTTGGTTCTCTTAAGGGCCGTTTTAAGATTCTCACATCTAGACCATTTTTTCCATTCAAGACTCAGGCTGAACTAGTCTTGGCTACATGTATTCTACATAATTACATCTTAAGTGGGGGTGAAGATGTGTTTATACCATCTGAGGAAGAGTGGACTCCACATCGGCCACCCTCACAAAGTAACACAAGGGAGCAAAGAGAAGAGGCCCAAGAATGGGTGGCACACAGAGAAACAATTGCATGCAATATGTGGGCAAATAAGTAG